The following coding sequences are from one Paramormyrops kingsleyae isolate MSU_618 chromosome 21, PKINGS_0.4, whole genome shotgun sequence window:
- the LOC111836621 gene encoding TLE family member 5 isoform X1: protein MMFPQSRHSASSQSSQQLKFTTSDSCDRIKDEFQFLQAQYHSLKLECDKLASEKSEMQRHYIMYYEMSYGLNIEMHKQAEIVKRLNGICAQVLPYLSQEHQQQVLGAIERAKQVTPPEMNSIIRQQLQAHQLSQLQGLALPMTPLPLGLTPPTLPAVTSSSGLFSLSSILASQAHLAKEDKAAREGSDNHRDDDGDKSD, encoded by the exons ATGATGTTTCCACAATCCAGGCACTCG GCTTCATCCCAGTCATCACAACAGCTGAAATTCACAACCTCCGACTCCTGCGACCGAATCAAGGACGAGTTCCAGTTCCTCCAAGCGCAGTACCACAG CCTCAAGCTGGAGTGTGACAAGCTGGCCAGTGAGAAGTCTGAAATGCAGCGCCACTACATCATG TACTATGAAATGTCTTACGGGCTGAACATCGAAATGCACAAACAG GCGGAGATCGTCAAGAGACTGAACGGGATCTGTGCTCAGGTGCTCCCGTACCTGTCCCAGGAG catcagcagcaggtCTTGGGAGCCATTGAACGAGCCAAACAGGTCACTCCCCCGGAGATGAACTCCATCATCCGG CAGCAGCTCCAAGCTCACCAGCTGTCTCAGCTCCAGGGTCTGGCTCTGCCCATGACGCCCCTCCCTCTGGGCCTCacgccccccaccctgcccgcCGTCACCTCCAGCTCGGGGCTCTTCTCGCTCTCCAGTATCCTGGCCTCTCAGGCTCACCTCGCCAAGGAGGACAAGGCGGCCCGCGAGGGCAGCGACAATCACCGCGACGACGACGGGGACAAATCTGactag
- the LOC111836621 gene encoding TLE family member 5 isoform X2 translates to MMFPQSRHSASSQSSQQLKFTTSDSCDRIKDEFQFLQAQYHSLKLECDKLASEKSEMQRHYIMYYEMSYGLNIEMHKQAEIVKRLNGICAQVLPYLSQEHQQQVLGAIERAKQVTPPEMNSIIRQLQAHQLSQLQGLALPMTPLPLGLTPPTLPAVTSSSGLFSLSSILASQAHLAKEDKAAREGSDNHRDDDGDKSD, encoded by the exons ATGATGTTTCCACAATCCAGGCACTCG GCTTCATCCCAGTCATCACAACAGCTGAAATTCACAACCTCCGACTCCTGCGACCGAATCAAGGACGAGTTCCAGTTCCTCCAAGCGCAGTACCACAG CCTCAAGCTGGAGTGTGACAAGCTGGCCAGTGAGAAGTCTGAAATGCAGCGCCACTACATCATG TACTATGAAATGTCTTACGGGCTGAACATCGAAATGCACAAACAG GCGGAGATCGTCAAGAGACTGAACGGGATCTGTGCTCAGGTGCTCCCGTACCTGTCCCAGGAG catcagcagcaggtCTTGGGAGCCATTGAACGAGCCAAACAGGTCACTCCCCCGGAGATGAACTCCATCATCCGG CAGCTCCAAGCTCACCAGCTGTCTCAGCTCCAGGGTCTGGCTCTGCCCATGACGCCCCTCCCTCTGGGCCTCacgccccccaccctgcccgcCGTCACCTCCAGCTCGGGGCTCTTCTCGCTCTCCAGTATCCTGGCCTCTCAGGCTCACCTCGCCAAGGAGGACAAGGCGGCCCGCGAGGGCAGCGACAATCACCGCGACGACGACGGGGACAAATCTGactag